One window of Caldisericum exile AZM16c01 genomic DNA carries:
- a CDS encoding ribonuclease HI family protein, which yields MLEIYTDGASRGNPGESAISSVFVLDAKIIYVMSESIGIATNNVAEYKAILKSMEEARRRNFKSVSFFSDSLLVVSQLNGIYKVKSKDLFTLYEEVKNLEKEFESVSFVHVARETKFIKIADYLCTLILGPK from the coding sequence ATGCTTGAAATCTATACAGATGGAGCAAGTAGGGGAAATCCTGGAGAATCAGCGATTTCCTCTGTATTTGTACTTGACGCGAAAATTATTTACGTAATGAGTGAGAGTATTGGAATTGCAACTAACAATGTTGCCGAGTATAAAGCAATCCTAAAAAGTATGGAGGAAGCAAGACGAAGAAATTTCAAATCTGTAAGTTTTTTCTCAGATTCTCTTCTTGTAGTATCTCAATTGAATGGAATCTATAAGGTAAAGTCTAAAGATTTGTTTACTCTCTATGAGGAAGTTAAAAACTTAGAGAAAGAATTTGAGTCGGTATCATTTGTCCATGTTGCTCGTGAAACAAAATTTATAAAGATTGCCGACTATCTATGCACACTTATTTTAGGCCCTAAATAA
- a CDS encoding stalk domain-containing protein yields the protein MKRIIAVLVTISIIISLLTVSNAKASVIDAIVPIQTIGIPQDDFIGSATLAEVNFFENDFDTRFLFPMQGMSVTDDGLIAVIDNAYGRIHVLTPLLQEKFSFGSLKEFTYPTDIAYANNCFYIVDPFRRELRLYNKDGIFLKSIKNAQFSSPIGIAVTSSNIFVSDYFSNSILKLDMSGKIISSTNVQTPLGLTLDKVGNICAVSGKDRKIYVFDSSFKLLNAFGDDVLLFPSDLAVDSKGYIYVVDRGLDSGGTNRPKVVVFDNNYKLVNTFGSFSSSLTSIPDGAFLTPSGIVVSSTNSVYVFDSGYFFYLQSNSDAPFGYPLVTRLSVFNTSGYFINKKDFVRDSSKGILLNPVAASLDENGYTWVLNKGNLDQSEIVRFSPDGSLSLRITKIGSQMLPSLTSIYADKRGNLIVIGNNQIILYSTSGSFKQNVINANFGLLKRIIFSNGYYWVTSQDKNLVFKLDTNFKVVGSFGVCNSPSGIAFNSKGYAFITSLEDNKVHVYDANFKEISSFGGPGKSSFKLYIPEDVGIDKEGNVYVTNTENGRISVFTNSFAPLFETDSNYLGLTSIEIVDSHIITCDAFHNVVWIFEVKKQYPDYSFALGVSPEVAVISPKDFVNIYFTVSNTGLKADSYSYTVSLTNTNSFKFSLVDSNSNFSLAPNSSKRIRVFIESKETAIEGDSTQIIIKVNSTNEKISISSNATVKIATNLKPSIFIDDVSSKLGENVSVPVYIKNAQGIRGVSFDLNFDKNKVVFNGFNLSERLTNSVLLTNANAFGISVLIEFPKDSFLYNSTLIGYLSFKSLEIGSTVLQILNPKYATVTDEIQEFDLIYPGGITITPSLSVNIPDNFTTPNQTIIISGKTTPDCEVFLNGISISVASDGSFSYKLTLSSYTQTLIITSKAKTGEETTLVRIVKFTGKLKITLVLQINNPIMYVNGIPEEIDPGRGTSPIIISGWNRTVVPIRAIVEKIGGSVLWDATNKRVLISVNNKEIDLQIGNNVAKVDGKEIQIDPFNPLVKPLIINDRTMVPLRFVAEQIGCTVTWDEKEKKITIEYIMP from the coding sequence ATGAAAAGAATTATTGCTGTGTTGGTAACTATTTCAATTATAATTTCGTTATTAACAGTGAGTAACGCAAAGGCATCAGTTATCGATGCAATTGTTCCCATACAAACTATAGGAATTCCGCAGGATGATTTTATAGGGAGTGCTACGTTAGCTGAAGTAAACTTTTTTGAGAATGATTTTGATACAAGATTCCTATTTCCCATGCAGGGAATGTCTGTAACAGATGACGGTTTGATTGCAGTGATTGATAATGCTTATGGAAGAATTCATGTTTTGACTCCTTTACTTCAAGAAAAGTTTTCTTTTGGCTCTCTTAAAGAATTTACATATCCAACTGATATTGCATACGCAAATAATTGTTTCTATATCGTAGATCCATTTAGAAGGGAATTAAGGCTTTACAATAAAGATGGGATTTTCTTAAAGAGCATAAAAAATGCGCAGTTTTCTTCTCCTATTGGAATTGCTGTAACGTCTTCAAATATTTTTGTATCTGACTATTTTTCGAATTCTATACTTAAGCTTGATATGAGCGGAAAAATAATAAGTTCTACAAATGTCCAAACTCCTTTAGGTTTAACATTAGATAAGGTTGGTAACATATGTGCAGTTTCAGGCAAGGATAGAAAAATTTATGTTTTTGATTCTTCTTTTAAACTTTTGAATGCATTTGGGGACGATGTGCTTTTATTTCCATCGGACCTTGCCGTGGATTCGAAGGGCTATATTTATGTTGTAGACAGGGGATTAGATAGTGGAGGAACAAACAGACCAAAAGTCGTGGTTTTCGATAATAATTACAAACTTGTTAATACATTTGGTAGCTTTTCAAGTAGTTTAACCTCAATTCCAGATGGTGCTTTTTTAACACCTTCTGGCATTGTTGTAAGTTCAACGAATTCAGTATATGTTTTTGATTCCGGTTATTTCTTTTATTTACAATCAAATTCTGATGCGCCTTTTGGGTATCCATTAGTTACAAGGCTTTCTGTATTTAATACTTCAGGCTATTTCATAAATAAAAAAGACTTTGTAAGAGATTCTAGCAAAGGGATTCTATTGAATCCGGTTGCCGCTTCCCTTGATGAGAATGGATATACGTGGGTATTGAATAAAGGAAACTTGGATCAAAGCGAAATTGTAAGATTTAGCCCAGATGGTAGTTTATCGCTTAGAATTACCAAGATAGGTTCTCAAATGCTACCATCTTTAACTTCTATATACGCCGACAAAAGAGGGAATTTGATCGTAATTGGTAATAATCAAATAATTCTCTATAGTACATCTGGGAGTTTCAAACAAAATGTCATTAATGCAAATTTTGGTTTACTTAAGAGAATTATTTTCAGTAATGGATATTATTGGGTTACATCTCAGGACAAAAATCTTGTTTTTAAACTTGATACAAACTTTAAAGTTGTTGGAAGTTTTGGTGTATGTAACAGTCCCTCAGGGATTGCTTTTAATTCAAAAGGTTATGCTTTTATTACCTCTTTAGAAGATAATAAGGTCCATGTATATGATGCAAATTTTAAAGAGATTTCATCGTTTGGGGGTCCTGGAAAGTCTAGCTTTAAATTGTATATTCCTGAGGATGTTGGGATAGATAAAGAAGGGAATGTGTATGTTACAAACACTGAAAATGGAAGGATTTCAGTTTTTACAAATTCTTTTGCGCCTCTTTTTGAAACTGATTCAAATTATTTAGGTTTGACCTCAATTGAAATAGTAGATTCGCATATCATTACATGCGATGCCTTTCATAATGTTGTGTGGATTTTTGAGGTAAAAAAACAATATCCTGATTACTCGTTTGCCTTGGGAGTTTCTCCGGAAGTAGCAGTTATTTCTCCCAAGGATTTTGTTAACATCTATTTTACAGTTTCGAATACAGGACTAAAAGCAGATTCTTATTCTTATACTGTGAGTCTAACAAATACCAATTCTTTTAAGTTTTCTTTAGTTGATTCAAATAGTAATTTTAGTCTGGCGCCGAATTCATCAAAGAGGATAAGGGTATTTATCGAAAGCAAAGAAACCGCAATAGAAGGCGATTCAACTCAAATTATTATTAAAGTTAACTCTACAAACGAAAAAATTTCAATCTCCTCTAATGCAACTGTTAAAATTGCAACAAATCTTAAGCCTTCTATATTTATTGATGATGTAAGCTCTAAGTTGGGAGAGAATGTTTCTGTTCCAGTTTATATAAAGAACGCTCAGGGCATAAGAGGAGTATCTTTTGATCTAAATTTTGATAAAAACAAAGTGGTATTTAATGGTTTTAATCTATCAGAAAGATTAACAAATTCGGTATTGCTCACAAACGCAAACGCTTTTGGAATTTCTGTTTTGATAGAATTTCCGAAAGATAGTTTCCTTTACAATTCAACACTTATAGGCTATCTTAGTTTCAAGAGTTTAGAAATAGGAAGTACTGTGCTCCAAATTTTGAATCCAAAATATGCAACAGTTACTGATGAAATTCAGGAATTTGATTTAATTTACCCCGGTGGAATTACTATAACGCCTAGCCTTTCTGTCAATATTCCTGACAACTTTACAACTCCAAATCAAACAATAATAATTTCTGGAAAAACAACACCTGACTGTGAAGTTTTCTTAAATGGTATATCAATAAGTGTTGCCTCAGATGGAAGTTTCTCATATAAATTAACGCTTTCAAGTTATACTCAGACTCTCATTATAACATCAAAGGCAAAAACAGGGGAAGAAACAACCTTGGTAAGAATTGTTAAATTTACTGGCAAATTGAAAATAACACTTGTCCTACAAATTAATAACCCCATTATGTATGTAAATGGAATACCTGAAGAAATTGATCCGGGAAGGGGAACAAGTCCTATTATCATTTCTGGATGGAATAGAACTGTTGTCCCAATTAGGGCTATTGTGGAGAAAATTGGAGGATCTGTCTTATGGGATGCAACAAACAAGAGAGTTTTGATTTCTGTAAATAATAAAGAAATAGATCTTCAAATCGGAAATAACGTTGCAAAGGTAGACGGAAAAGAAATTCAAATTGATCCATTTAACCCACTTGTAAAACCTTTAATTATAAACGATAGAACGATGGTACCACTGAGATTTGTAGCGGAACAAATCGGTTGTACGGTTACATGGGACGAGAAGGAAAAGAAAATAACCATAGAATATATAATGCCTTAA
- a CDS encoding universal stress protein — MIGKVVFPFDFSKFSEQVIPYISKLKNFGLKEVVVVNVLEYEEFTSRSSSKLEIEEYRKRNFERLKYVKENLEKEGFKVTLRVEFGIPSKVIVTTSEEEKANLIIIASTGAGFTPTLIGSTVQNVIRLSKIPVLVIPSV, encoded by the coding sequence ATGATTGGTAAAGTAGTTTTTCCATTTGATTTTTCTAAGTTTAGCGAACAAGTTATTCCTTATATTTCCAAATTGAAAAATTTTGGCTTAAAAGAAGTTGTAGTTGTAAATGTCTTAGAATATGAAGAATTTACTTCAAGGAGTTCGTCAAAACTTGAAATCGAGGAATACAGAAAAAGAAATTTTGAAAGATTGAAATATGTAAAAGAAAACTTGGAAAAAGAAGGCTTTAAAGTAACTTTAAGAGTTGAGTTCGGAATCCCTTCAAAAGTTATTGTAACAACTTCCGAAGAAGAAAAAGCCAACTTAATAATAATAGCCTCAACTGGTGCTGGATTTACTCCAACGTTAATTGGAAGCACGGTTCAAAACGTAATAAGGTTATCAAAAATTCCGGTTCTGGTAATACCTTCAGTTTAA
- the era gene encoding GTPase Era, which produces MKSGIVTILGRPNVGKSTLLNYLVQRKISIVTPKPQTTRFRILGVKNLKDAQIVFADTPGFHLAKSALNKYMVNVALKSLDGADLVYLMVEVNDYIGEEYPELLKHLKGLTIPVFLVINKIDMYKEEDILKTEEIFRSLYDFKEVFKISALTGKNVDSLIEKTVEYLPEGPAYFGEGEITDLPFNLQVAELIREKLYLLLKQELPYETAVTVEEIKERENGVLYINAIIHVAKETQKGIVIGANGSMIKKIGTATRLELQEILKKPVYLDLQVRVEEDWPKLEGKLKKLGYIIE; this is translated from the coding sequence ATGAAAAGCGGTATTGTAACAATTTTAGGTAGACCAAATGTTGGCAAGTCAACGTTACTTAACTACTTAGTTCAAAGAAAAATATCTATAGTCACACCAAAACCGCAAACAACAAGGTTTAGAATTTTGGGCGTAAAAAACCTAAAGGATGCTCAAATAGTATTCGCTGATACTCCTGGCTTTCATTTGGCAAAAAGTGCGTTGAATAAATATATGGTGAATGTCGCTTTAAAGAGCCTTGATGGAGCAGATCTTGTTTATCTAATGGTAGAAGTTAATGATTATATAGGAGAAGAGTATCCAGAACTTTTAAAACATTTGAAAGGGTTAACGATTCCAGTATTTTTGGTAATAAACAAAATAGACATGTATAAGGAAGAGGACATATTAAAGACAGAAGAAATTTTTAGAAGTCTCTATGATTTCAAAGAGGTTTTCAAGATTTCTGCTCTTACAGGTAAAAACGTTGACTCACTAATTGAAAAAACGGTTGAGTATTTACCTGAAGGACCTGCATATTTCGGAGAGGGAGAAATAACAGATTTACCTTTTAATTTACAGGTTGCAGAACTAATTAGAGAAAAATTATACTTGCTACTTAAACAGGAATTACCGTATGAGACTGCTGTAACTGTTGAAGAGATAAAAGAGAGGGAAAATGGAGTTCTCTACATAAATGCTATTATACATGTTGCAAAAGAGACCCAAAAAGGAATAGTGATTGGCGCAAATGGTTCAATGATAAAAAAAATTGGAACTGCAACGCGACTTGAACTACAAGAAATTCTCAAAAAACCAGTATATCTTGACTTGCAAGTTAGGGTTGAAGAGGATTGGCCAAAACTGGAAGGAAAATTAAAAAAATTAGGCTATATTATAGAGTAA
- a CDS encoding RidA family protein gives MGIEDNLKSLGLELPKPLKTLGSYVPVITTDSKLLFFSGVIPVENGIVIKGKFGKDLKLEDAKKPAQLIVLSILANIKEITQNFSRIKQIVKIEGYVNSTEDFEEQPKVMNEVSNLLVSIFGEKGKHTRIAISVNSLPMGACLEVAGIIELN, from the coding sequence ATGGGCATTGAAGACAATTTAAAGTCTCTTGGTTTAGAGTTACCAAAGCCATTAAAGACTCTTGGAAGTTATGTACCAGTTATTACAACTGACTCTAAACTGCTTTTTTTCTCAGGAGTCATCCCAGTAGAAAATGGAATTGTAATAAAAGGAAAGTTTGGCAAGGATTTAAAATTAGAAGACGCTAAAAAACCTGCCCAACTAATCGTCCTTTCAATACTTGCAAATATAAAAGAAATAACTCAAAATTTTTCACGCATAAAACAAATAGTAAAAATTGAAGGTTATGTAAATTCTACCGAGGATTTTGAAGAACAACCAAAAGTAATGAATGAGGTCTCAAATTTACTTGTAAGTATTTTTGGAGAAAAAGGTAAACATACACGCATTGCCATTTCCGTAAATTCTTTGCCAATGGGTGCGTGCCTTGAAGTTGCGGGAATAATTGAATTAAACTGA
- a CDS encoding undecaprenyl-diphosphate phosphatase — protein MNGLKEAVILGIIQGATEFLPVSSSGHLVVIPALFHLQMPNLPFTMGLHAGTLLALIVYFYREVLGLFKGFFAIFKVKRNSEEEFYLKLLLMIVVAVIPAGIAGVLLSKKVDQLFSNPKAVSYMFLITGIFLVISSVFSDKARKSIKEMGITDALIVGIFQIFALPPGVSRSGSTITGGIISELNRESASKFSFLVAIPVILGAALLEVRSSSLIGFTFKDLAVGFIVSFIVGLLSLLAFFPLIKKTKFYVFAVYCFVIGIIGIFIFK, from the coding sequence ATGAATGGATTAAAAGAAGCAGTAATCCTTGGTATCATACAAGGCGCAACTGAATTTCTACCAGTAAGCTCTTCCGGCCATCTTGTTGTAATCCCTGCTCTTTTTCATTTACAAATGCCGAATCTTCCTTTTACAATGGGACTTCATGCAGGGACTTTGCTTGCATTAATTGTTTATTTTTATAGAGAGGTTTTGGGACTTTTTAAAGGATTTTTTGCCATTTTTAAGGTAAAAAGAAATTCTGAAGAAGAATTTTATTTGAAACTTTTACTTATGATTGTTGTTGCCGTAATTCCCGCAGGTATTGCAGGAGTACTGCTCTCTAAGAAAGTGGATCAGTTATTCTCAAACCCAAAAGCCGTTTCTTATATGTTTTTAATTACAGGAATATTTCTTGTCATTTCAAGTGTTTTTTCCGATAAAGCGAGGAAATCAATTAAAGAAATGGGTATTACCGATGCACTTATTGTTGGGATATTTCAAATCTTTGCACTTCCACCAGGTGTTTCTAGATCTGGTTCCACAATTACAGGCGGTATTATCTCGGAATTAAATAGAGAAAGTGCCTCAAAGTTTTCCTTTCTCGTTGCAATACCAGTAATTTTAGGTGCTGCACTGTTAGAGGTTAGGAGCAGTAGTCTTATTGGCTTTACGTTTAAAGATCTTGCTGTTGGATTTATAGTATCATTTATTGTTGGGCTTTTATCGTTGCTTGCATTCTTTCCTTTAATAAAGAAAACGAAGTTTTATGTTTTTGCGGTGTATTGCTTTGTTATTGGAATTATTGGCATATTTATTTTTAAATAG
- a CDS encoding macro domain-containing protein: protein MKEIFSTSFESTFIKVIQGDITEENVDAIVNAANSYLSHGGGVALAIVKKGGIEIQEESNEIIRKNGPIPVGSAAITKGYRLKAKYVIHVVGPQWGEGDEESKLRSAVKSALTIAKEKGITTISLPAISCGTFGFPKDKGTKIIVDEILKFLKENKGTFSEIHLIGIDKEIPELFKEALLNA from the coding sequence ATGAAGGAGATATTTTCTACCTCCTTTGAAAGTACCTTTATAAAAGTTATTCAAGGTGATATTACAGAAGAGAACGTCGATGCAATAGTTAATGCTGCAAATTCTTATCTATCACACGGTGGTGGGGTTGCCCTTGCTATAGTGAAAAAAGGTGGTATAGAAATCCAAGAAGAAAGCAATGAAATTATTAGAAAGAATGGCCCAATTCCTGTAGGAAGTGCAGCAATAACAAAAGGATACAGATTAAAGGCAAAATATGTAATTCATGTAGTCGGACCTCAATGGGGAGAAGGAGACGAAGAGTCTAAACTTCGAAGCGCAGTGAAAAGCGCACTTACTATTGCAAAAGAAAAAGGAATTACAACAATTTCACTGCCAGCAATTAGTTGTGGGACTTTCGGTTTTCCAAAAGACAAGGGTACAAAAATTATCGTTGATGAAATATTAAAATTCTTGAAAGAAAATAAAGGCACATTTAGTGAGATTCATCTGATTGGAATTGATAAAGAAATTCCTGAACTTTTCAAAGAGGCTTTATTAAATGCTTGA
- a CDS encoding type 1 glutamine amidotransferase domain-containing protein, protein MKKIAVLIEDNFNEFELIYPYYRLKEEGFESILVGPQAKVYHSKVGLEMKADFSIDEINFDEFDGVVIPGGYAPDLLRRNEKILSFVRKMFESNKLVGAICHAGWVLISAKIVNGVTMTCFYSIKDDVKNAGAKYVDQSVVVDNNLITSRGPNDLPDFMKEIIKFLKK, encoded by the coding sequence ATGAAAAAAATCGCGGTTCTTATTGAAGACAATTTTAACGAGTTCGAATTAATCTATCCTTACTACAGGCTAAAGGAAGAAGGATTTGAATCAATTCTTGTCGGACCTCAAGCAAAAGTTTATCACTCGAAAGTTGGACTGGAAATGAAAGCAGATTTCTCAATTGATGAAATAAACTTTGATGAATTTGACGGAGTTGTTATTCCAGGAGGTTATGCTCCAGATCTACTCAGAAGAAATGAAAAAATCCTTTCATTTGTAAGGAAAATGTTTGAGTCAAACAAATTAGTTGGGGCAATTTGCCATGCTGGTTGGGTACTTATCTCAGCCAAGATTGTAAATGGTGTAACAATGACTTGTTTTTATTCAATAAAGGATGACGTTAAAAACGCAGGTGCAAAATATGTCGATCAAAGCGTAGTAGTTGACAATAATTTAATAACTTCAAGAGGGCCAAATGACTTGCCAGATTTCATGAAGGAGATAATAAAGTTTTTGAAAAAATGA
- a CDS encoding S8 family serine peptidase — MKKLDMSLKKLFSIILIICLLFGVFGKAQANNTVVTKKHFDENRFYNAIIVFKDPTVLDYQNSFSYKLLSFLKIDALTSFENSVNSKHENYKRAFERLGLKPSYDFSYVLNGISVKGSGKLLNEVLNYDFIKNIYEEKTYSLEREITSKVIKADLVSSKKDQLGNYITGNNIKIGIIDTGVDYTHKELGGGKFPNLKVVGGYDFADNDPDPMDYDGHGTHVAGIAAGSEKGIAKNAKIYAYKVFSKNSTTTTSSLIIKALDQAVKDKCNVVNISIGIQNGGATSDDPESDAVRRAVGSGVVVVAAAGNNGVPGEFFDYPISSPGSVDLAIGVGATSDGITGVINCSGKSILAQYPNESPDFKEGTYQMVYCGLGRKEDFQGVDVKGKIALIERGQIYFGDKDLNAKDAGAIGVIVYNNVSGMPKITLVSQNNPSRNDFIPFLFVSFTDGKFLKDHTNENINITNEYGLGLIAEFSSSGPTNDFYLKPDLVAPGVNLTSTYLNNSYMEMSGTSMASPVVAGSVALVKQAKPNLTPQDIKSLIMNTSDILYNPASSRPFPPTLQGAGRVNVFNAVNSNAIVYPSSLIFGNGVQTKTFNLTIQNFSDTTKTFSTSILNASNDTISINIPSTITVSGNSRVTFDITLTASSDVVSAYGFVFFDSGFEKLHVPYMFLKDNKPKDPLYNVKITNNNLSANGSTTIYFSVGVGSIGTGENYKFRENIAEEVKVSIIDSKGNLIKNLFDIAPIYVGDYSVSFSPFNPLQGTYILANGMYFYKVSYIEANDNEKGKIVYPVVETYSKSDKFKVSNVNVTSSITLVLPDNYAPLMNKGDMLTVNLNVSVTKPFKNLSLELYFDSTKISLLDVSSSFDNVTVDFNRENPSKIRITSNISLNNASFTLTFKAVENGSGFIEIYNPIADSGDIFYANSLNFLVSDYAKIADFNGDKRVNSLDLSIFKATFGLKSDDPKFDSRCDLNFDGSVDENDFFIFAKHYGEVYP; from the coding sequence ATGAAGAAATTGGATATGTCGTTAAAAAAATTATTTTCGATTATTCTAATAATTTGTTTATTGTTTGGTGTTTTTGGAAAAGCGCAAGCAAATAACACTGTTGTCACTAAAAAACACTTTGATGAAAATAGGTTTTATAACGCAATTATTGTTTTTAAAGATCCTACAGTTCTTGACTATCAAAACAGTTTTTCTTATAAACTACTCTCGTTCCTTAAAATTGATGCACTCACAAGTTTTGAAAACTCGGTAAATAGTAAACATGAAAATTACAAAAGAGCTTTTGAAAGATTGGGACTAAAACCGTCTTACGATTTTTCTTACGTTCTTAATGGGATTAGCGTTAAAGGAAGCGGTAAATTGCTTAATGAGGTTTTAAATTACGACTTTATAAAAAATATATATGAAGAAAAAACATATTCATTAGAAAGAGAGATAACCAGTAAAGTTATTAAAGCAGATCTTGTAAGTAGTAAGAAGGATCAGCTAGGAAATTATATAACTGGGAATAACATAAAAATTGGGATAATAGATACAGGTGTTGATTATACCCACAAAGAATTAGGTGGCGGAAAATTTCCCAATTTAAAAGTTGTTGGAGGCTATGATTTTGCGGACAATGACCCGGATCCTATGGATTATGATGGGCATGGTACCCATGTTGCAGGAATTGCAGCAGGTTCTGAAAAGGGAATAGCGAAAAATGCAAAGATTTATGCATATAAGGTTTTTTCTAAAAATAGTACGACGACAACAAGTTCTCTCATAATTAAGGCTCTCGATCAAGCAGTGAAAGATAAGTGTAATGTTGTTAACATTTCTATTGGTATTCAAAATGGAGGGGCCACTTCTGATGATCCAGAATCTGATGCTGTACGAAGGGCAGTTGGTTCTGGAGTAGTGGTCGTTGCTGCGGCCGGAAACAACGGCGTTCCGGGAGAGTTTTTTGACTATCCAATAAGCTCTCCTGGATCAGTTGATCTTGCTATAGGAGTTGGTGCTACTTCCGACGGAATTACTGGAGTAATAAATTGCAGCGGTAAAAGTATACTTGCTCAATATCCAAACGAATCTCCAGATTTTAAAGAGGGCACATACCAGATGGTTTATTGCGGTTTAGGAAGAAAAGAAGATTTTCAAGGTGTCGATGTTAAAGGAAAAATTGCTTTGATTGAAAGAGGGCAAATTTATTTTGGTGATAAGGATCTTAATGCAAAAGATGCAGGAGCAATTGGCGTGATTGTTTACAATAACGTAAGCGGTATGCCTAAAATCACTTTAGTCTCCCAGAATAATCCTTCAAGAAATGATTTTATACCTTTCCTTTTTGTGTCATTTACTGACGGAAAATTTTTGAAAGACCACACTAATGAAAACATAAATATTACTAACGAGTACGGACTCGGGTTAATTGCTGAATTTTCTTCTTCTGGTCCTACTAATGATTTTTATCTAAAACCCGATTTGGTTGCACCAGGTGTAAACCTAACTTCTACATATTTAAACAATTCCTATATGGAAATGAGTGGAACTTCTATGGCATCTCCCGTGGTTGCAGGATCAGTCGCGTTGGTAAAACAGGCAAAGCCAAATCTTACTCCTCAAGACATAAAATCACTGATAATGAACACTTCTGATATTTTATATAATCCTGCCTCATCACGACCTTTTCCACCAACATTGCAAGGTGCAGGAAGAGTCAATGTTTTCAATGCAGTTAATTCAAATGCCATTGTTTATCCTTCTTCTTTAATATTCGGTAATGGAGTCCAAACAAAAACTTTTAACTTAACTATACAGAATTTTTCAGATACTACAAAAACCTTTTCCACAAGTATCTTAAACGCATCAAATGATACAATCAGTATTAATATACCTTCTACAATAACTGTTAGTGGGAATTCGAGAGTTACCTTTGATATAACATTAACAGCTTCTTCAGATGTTGTGAGTGCTTATGGTTTTGTTTTCTTCGATAGTGGTTTTGAAAAGTTGCATGTCCCTTATATGTTTCTTAAAGATAATAAGCCTAAAGACCCACTTTATAATGTTAAAATAACGAACAACAATTTATCGGCAAATGGAAGTACTACCATTTATTTTTCTGTTGGAGTTGGAAGTATAGGAACTGGTGAAAATTACAAATTTAGAGAAAATATTGCAGAAGAGGTAAAAGTTTCGATTATCGATTCTAAGGGTAATTTAATTAAGAACCTTTTTGATATTGCTCCTATTTATGTAGGTGATTATTCAGTGTCGTTTTCTCCATTTAATCCTTTGCAAGGTACATATATACTTGCTAATGGTATGTATTTTTATAAAGTTTCATACATTGAAGCAAATGATAATGAAAAAGGCAAAATTGTATATCCTGTTGTTGAAACCTATTCAAAAAGCGATAAATTTAAAGTTTCTAATGTAAATGTAACTTCTTCAATTACTCTGGTCTTACCGGATAACTATGCACCGCTTATGAACAAGGGCGATATGTTAACTGTCAATTTAAATGTGTCTGTAACTAAACCATTTAAAAATTTAAGTTTGGAATTGTATTTTGATTCTACTAAAATAAGTTTATTAGATGTGAGCTCTTCTTTTGATAACGTGACTGTTGATTTTAATAGAGAGAATCCTTCAAAGATTAGAATTACTTCTAATATCTCCTTAAACAACGCGAGCTTTACGCTCACATTTAAAGCAGTGGAAAACGGCAGTGGTTTCATAGAAATTTATAATCCTATTGCAGATTCAGGTGATATTTTTTATGCTAATAGTTTAAACTTTTTGGTTTCAGATTATGCAAAAATTGCCGATTTTAATGGTGACAAACGTGTTAATTCTTTAGATCTTTCTATTTTTAAGGCAACATTTGGGTTGAAGAGTGATGACCCAAAATTTGATTCACGTTGTGATTTAAACTTTGATGGGAGTGTTGATGAAAATGACTTTTTCATTTTTGCAAAACATTATGGAGAAGTTTATCCGTAA